From the Lathyrus oleraceus cultivar Zhongwan6 chromosome 4, CAAS_Psat_ZW6_1.0, whole genome shotgun sequence genome, one window contains:
- the LOC127138505 gene encoding RING-H2 finger protein ATL13: protein MGRRTFLPYKDETFMPPLAQPPYSFHFHPNPSPFPPITVSSLRSDNFSPGDKSLKVSPSILLIIIILAIVFFVSGLLHLLVRFLWRPQDRDAEDLDDVTALQGQLQQLFHLHDAGVDQSFIDTTLPVFLYKAIIGLKNPFDCAVCLCEFELEDKLRLLPKCSHAFHMECIDTWLLSHSTCPLCRGNLLHDFNANNSCSPIVLVLESGSDSSREIVPERDATVTATATANTAIGTGSSVLGRTSSVMTTDSVLGYRGDNEFGGDSASVENISKPNVGVEKVVTVKLGKYRNVDGGGGGGEGSSSNNVDDRRCFSMGSFAYIMDETSSLQVPIRTPMKMKSSKKKTVLPLIPGRRPAMSECDCESRRDFKFASFDSTRGVVEDFAGIGKCRKESYSISKIWLRGKKDKTNGDAADSSRRAVSSRFALQRTVSEMDFGGSEFGGYDEENQSCYSMDSSQARAPSFARRTLIWLTGRQNKVVHSSTASVSASTSTL from the coding sequence ATGGGAAGAAGAACTTTTCTTCCATATAAAGATGAAACCTTTATGCCTCCATTAGCACAACCACcttattcttttcattttcatCCTAACCCATCACCATTTCCACCCATCACTGTTTCATCTCTTCGATCTGATAATTTCAGTCCAGGTGATAAATCATTGAAGGTTAGTCCAAGTATTCTTCTAATCATTATCATTCTAGCCATTGTTTTCTTCGTTTCTGGTTTACTTCATCTCCTAGTGAGGTTTCTATGGAGGCCTCAGGATAGAGACGCTGAGGATTTGGATGATGTTACTGCTCTTCAAGGGCAGTTGCAGCAGCTTTTTCATCTTCATGATGCTGGTGTTGACCAGTCTTTCATTGATACTACTCTTCCTGTGTTTCTTTATAAGGCTATTATTGGATTGAAGAACCCTTTTGATTGTGCTGTTTGTTTGTGTGAATTTGAGCTTGAAGATAAGCTTAGGTTGTTGCCGAAATGTAGTCATGCTTTTCATATGGAGTGTATTGATACATGGCTTTTGTCTCATTCTACTTGTCCTCTTTGTAGAGGTAATTTGCTTCATGATTTCAATGCGAACAATAGTTGTTCACCTATTGTTCTTGTTCTAGAATCTGGTAGTGATAGTTCAAGAGAAATTGTTCCAGAAAGAGATGCTACTGTTACTGCTACTGCTACGGCTAATACTGCTATAGGTACAGGTAGTAGTGTTCTTGGTAGGACTAGTTCTGTCATGACAACGGATTCGGTTCTTGGTTATCGCGGAGACAATGAATTCGGAGGTGATTCGGCTTCGGTTGAAAACATTTCTAAGCCGAATGTTGGAGTGGAGAAAGTTGTGACTGTTAAGCTTGGAAAGTATAGGAATGTTGATGGTGGTGGAGGAGGAGGGGAAGGAAGTAGTAGCAACAATGTGGATGATAGGAGGTGTTTTTCGATGGGTTCGTTTGCTTATATTATGGATGAAACATCTTCGTTGCAGGTACCGATTAGAACGCCGATGAAGATGAAATCAAGCAAGAAGAAAACTGTTTTGCCTTTGATTCCCGGACGTAGGCCTGCAATGTCGGAATGTGATTGCGAATCAAGAAGGGATTTCAAGTTTGCAAGCTTCGATTCGACTAGAGGAGTAGTTGAGGATTTTGCAGGTATTGGAAAATGTCGAAAAGAGAGTTATTCTATATCGAAGATTTGGCTTAGAGGGAAGAAAGATAAGACTAATGGTGATGCTGCAGATTCATCTAGAAGAGCTGTTTCATCTAGGTTTGCATTACAAAGAACTGTTTCTGAGATGGATTTTGGAGGAAGTGAATTTGGTGGTTATGATGAAGAGAATCAAAGTTGTTATAGTATGGATTCATCTCAAGCTAGAGCACCTTCATTTGCTAGAAGGACTTTGATTTGGCTCACTGGAAGACAAAATAAGGTTGTTCATTCTTCAACTGCTTCTGTTTCTGCTTCTACTTCTACACTTTAG